ttatttaatcataaattttaaaagtattataaaatatcttatcatataaagttgggttttaaaAGTTAGCCATTACCAtgattttgacacgtgtcaagttattagtttgagattttgacatgtataaaagtCAATATTTAATAAGGAATTTAAGATTatgacaaaaaccaaaaaaatttgttttaaaaatattattaatgtaaaaagataattatcaaaaaattacaaaaaattaagcagtgtttttaaataattataaggagatcttattatataaagtttgatgtcaaagttactcatcaACAATATCATAACACATTTTAATTGTATATCTAAGATTTTTACATGTGTACAGATTACTGCTTAACAtgatcgcgacatgtgtcaaattaatAATCTTAGATTTTGATTCATGTCTAATTCAATCgctagaaaaaaaagttaaaaaagtatttaccaaaaaaaaaaaacaactaatctaaaagcaaaaaggaaaaatttacCTTTCACCGCAAGTAAGTTGAACATATGTCTTATTAAAATTTCTAAACCTATCATAAAAGAAAATCTATACATAAGTAACAATAAATAActatttatacataaaaaattgaactaatttattattattaaactaactctgctatatttttttttgtatttatataataagtaagACATATATAAATGTTGGTTTCAATTTAGTTATTAACATGATTGAAACAAGTGCCAAGTCTATCGGTAAGAGTTTACACGTGTCAAAAAGTTTAGAAAAGGAAATCTAACAATTtcatcatataaattataattttttgttttcaaaaatatgttcTCAACGTAATAACAACACATTTATACAAAACTTCTTTTTGAAGTTACTCCTTAACATGATCAGAactatattctatttttatgttatatattcttataaatattatatatgagattacAACACAGTATAAACGTTTGTAACATGTATCATGatttaacttaaaatattatattattttctttaatttcattatcAATTATAAATCGGTGATgatgtaaattaaaaatttatatgtttttattcaaattttgttttcagtaAAGGATTTGAACGATTACTATTTGATTATATTCctcttcttaatattttttactttttaatgtagtatttttagatttaaattatttacttcAATTTGATTATCAAATTAGAAATCTgtgatgatttaaaataaagttttgtaatatttttttttaagttaaggTTATGTAATAtcgaaaaaaattatttttgaaaaaatattttttatgttgtagtatttttaggttttatttatATCTATGAATTATCCAAGTCTCATATGTCATTGTgcttaaaattttcaattttgtaatttttattatgtcaaataaactttttttttcaatttctcaattattATTGGGTTAGTTATAAACTCATTCCAATGGTGGAGATactttttctaagttttttttgtgagtaaacaattttaatggttaaagaaactatgatacaaaacaattttagtggtTAAAGGAACTATGTCAAAGTGAAAGCAAAGGGACATAAAATTGGTTCAATTTGTTCATAGACACACTGTATAGGTCGTGATAAAGAGTatactttaacaataatatACTTTTTGGTGTATGAACACATTCTTTGTGATAAAACTTAGAGTTAATGGATATTAATAAGATGACGTTTTGACGAGTTGtttacatgtaaaatattatatggttAAGTTGTggaatgtttttgaaatttggcagtaatgatatttattttgaatgtttggCAAAACTTTATGAATGTTTGGCAAAACTTTTGGTTgatgataatttaattttatataataaatttaaaatataaaagtataaattagtgtattaatgtaaaattaaagaaaaaacaaatttcatctacgggaatatgattttttccctaactaaaaatatttctatatatttactttgaaaattaatttttatttatagcaaaacattaatatatcgttttatttatttttatttgacaatTTAAACTAAAGGAACTAtgtcaaagtgaaagtaaatGGACATAAAATTGGTTCAATTTGTTCAGACACACATtgtataggtggtgataaagagtatactttaacaataatatattttttggtgtaTGAACACATTCTTTGTGGTAAAACTTAGAGTTAATGGATGTTAATAAGATGACATTTTGACGAGTTGtttacatgtaaaatattatatgaataagttgtgaaatgttTTCGAAATTTGGCAATAATGATATTCATTTTGAATGTTTGGCAAAACTTTATGAATGTTTGGCAAAACGTTTGGTTGctgataatttaatttaagattattttaataatttatataataaatttaaaatataaaactataaattagtgtgttaatgtaaaattaaagataaaaaatttcATCTACGGGAATAAGATTTTTccctaattaaaaatatttataaatatttacttccgaaaagtttttttgtgagtaaacaattttaatggttaaagaaactatgatacaaaacaattttagttgTTAAAGGAACTATGTCAAAGTGAAAGCAAAGGGACATAAAATTGGTTCAATTTGTTCATAGACACACTGTATAGGTCGTgataaagagtatattttaacaataatataCTTTTTGGTGTATGAATACATTCTTTGTGATAAAACTTAAAGTTAATGGATATTAATAAGATGACGTTTTGACGAGTTGtttacatgtaaaatattatatggttAAGTTGTggaatgtttttgaaatttggcagtaatgatatttattttgaatgtttggCAAAACTTTATGAATGTTTGGCAAAACTTTTAGTTggtgataatttaattttagattattttaataatttatataataaatttaaaatataaaactataaattagtgtgttaatgtaaaattaaagaaaaaaattttcATCTACGGGAATATGATTTTTccctaactaaaaatatttataaatatttatttccgAAAAGTAGTTTTtctttatatcaaaaaattaatatatcattttatttatttttatttgacaatTTAAAATCCGCACGAGCGAGTCCTAATGtagtaatattataaaaatagtaatttgaaaatatgattaaaaCGTAAAATCATcagttttctctctctcttctctctctttcatcttttagagagaaagaaaacttTTCCGTTCATGTTTAACCGGTCTTTTTCGGTCACTTATGTCCCGTTTGAAACGGGCTTCTCGTCTAGTTGCACCGGCTCTCTTAGCGGTGTAGGCTGGCTTTGCTTCCGGCATAGATGGCTTTGTTAGCATCTTCGGCTGGCTTTGCTTCTGGCATAGATGGCTTCATTAGCATCTTCGGCCGGCAATGTTTCCGGCATCGGTGGTGTCGTTCACACCAATGGTCGGCTCTCTTCCAATACTGTTGGCTCCTTCAGCGATGGTGGATGGTTTTGATTTaggtttttctgttttttcgttgatgtgtttttgtttgggtttgaaTAATCTCTGCAAATCATGAGTTGTTATTAATTTGGATAACTTTCTTCTCATTTAGTTGCAGATCCTTGGGTTTAAAAGTTTATGGTGCAGATCTATTTCTTGAAGATTGAAAACCtattgattgaagaagaagattaagaagTTTTGTTTTAGGTGGAGTCATATTCTCAGCAAATTGGAACTCGCCTTTTTCTGTGGGTAGCTTCTCGGTGTTTTCGGCGGAAATTGAAGTTTGCCGGCGATACTTTCCGATGTCGGTGATCGGAGACTCCAACTTCTTCGACTTCTCACGTGTCATCTATCCTGTTTCTCCTTTGCCACGTGTATGTGACTCGCTGCTTCTCTTTCAGTCTTTAAGGAAGGGTTTTCTTATTTGGGCTTGTGGGCTTTTCTGTTTAGcttgttttaaaacttatttattttggtttgtttgtagTATTGGCTTTAGTTTTTGCTTGTAATATGAGCTTGTTTCACTTAGCtttatatcataaataaaacatttgtgAAAAAAAGTAGTAATTTGAAAATCTAATTTAGTACTACAAAATGTTTggagaatttagattttaattttgattatttttaaggTTCCGAAagattttagatgatttttttacttataaatacatatattccAATCTCGtggttttaaataaattttgaaaggattttacataaatcataCAATCTTttttaaatcacaaaaaaactatcaaaatcatataaaactcaattaaactcaaatcactcattgtatttttaactaagaaAAAACCATGAgaatagatttatatatttgtatttttaacaaaagtgGTACTTACTTCTATACCTTTCAAGAATCCATGTTATTATTCATAGCTATTTTGTGCATTCTTAACATCTCTGGTTCCTAAAACCATGAAATCAAATAATTGCTCACTGGTACAGAACGTTGCTATGGTATTTTGTTTAGCTTGGACTGCTAGAGATGAAAAGTGAGATGATACTTAAGTTGAgaaatgatgattttgtttcttatgataaacgaatatatatagagatttatGGTTTATTTCTTGTAACAACCGgcgacaaattttttttcaaaaaaataccacaataagaaaaaaaagatttttaagagtatgaatttttattttttttggggtcataattttttattgaagGTATGTATTTTGAGTTAGAGTTTAATATTTAAGATTCAAAGATTAGTTTTAACTATTAAAACTTTAGTTCAGCTTTAATAGTATTTTTGGGTAAACAAAAAACTagaaattgtatttttggaaaaaaaaaaatacaatttagtGGTTTATGAGAATTGtcctttttataaaaataaaccaaacatagAGTTGTTAACAAACACAAAGTATTATCTGTCTTAAGTCAGATTCTCTTTTGTCAACATCTACTCGTATCAGatttaaatctttcaaaatactACTCTGAAAATACAATTTTCATAATGTTAACGAAGGTTGGAATATAGGATCATCTAGACACGTAATTGTTGTATTGACATGTTGTCAAATTAGCTGTTGCTTTGGTTGCAACTTTTTGGTGTTCTCTTATTTCTCTTTCCGCATTAACCACAACTgagcaaaaatatgaaaagcTTAACAAGTTAGAGTTCACCTAATTAATGAGTCAATCCAACCTATATATAAGAGACTATAGTCACCATCCATTTCTAAACCAAAAGCGACAAACCTCCTTTTATTTCGTTAGTTAAGTGAAATTGACAATGACATgatccaaaaaaatttcaatatattatagCCATTAGGTCGGAGAATCTATGACTGGTGGTAAGTGGTACGGTGGTGATCACGTTATACATATATCACAGCTTTAACAATTGTCACCATAACGGCTTTCACACTACGAGTCGTTTTTTCCCTGAGACTactgcaacaaacaaacacggaTTTCTCGTGATAAACGGATTAGAACGAAggccaaaaagaaagaaagaaaaaaaagaaaatgcagtaaaaagttttatatattattaaaaagaaatatgaatgAAATGGAAAATGgaatttaaatttgattagtGACAATTAGTAATTAGGATTTCAAACACATCATTTATATAACCAGCATGACCATTAAAACCCAATGTAAGTGatttcaatcaaaaatttaatttttcttagttaaatggaaaattacattaaaaatatcactaaaacTCATATCACTTGAGATATAGGATTGAATACACACccttatcctttttttttttttggcatcaaATACGTTCCCCAATCCAAAAGTTTTTACTTTGTATAGGAAGCTTTCTTAGCTAAactcaaaatttattaaaaagcaTATAATTAATTCAATGGGATTATATGATGATGCAATGGATAAAGACTACTTTGgttagaggaaaaaaaacaagaacgtAACGTACGTGGCTGCTCTATGCCTATATAACATAGCCCAAGAGTGTCGTGTTCTAGTGTGATTAAGtaaagttagagagagagagagagcaagatgAGAGGATCTAATCAGAAGATTCTACTGATGATGGTTCTGGTGGTTTTAGCCACAGCTCGAGGTGAAGAGACTGGTGGCGGGTTCGTGACATGGGCAAACAACTACTACCTGACATGGGGACATCAAGCTTTGGTTATTAATAAAACCTCTGAACTCCACCTCACCCTCGATCATAACTCTGGTTTCTGttatatctctttctttctttgtctctATGTGTGATGAACCTGTGTGtcaagacgatgatgatgattgttctCATGTTCCTTTCAGGATCCGGGTTTGAATCCCAATTAATATACGGATCAGGATACTTCAACGTAAGAATCAAAGCACCCCAAACCAAGTCTACGGGAGTCATTACTTCCTTCTACGTACGTGAATCACATTAACCTTTGTTTGTCTGaaataaagatgatgagatTACGTACCTGAATAGCTTCTTGAAATATGTTTACTGCTATATGGCAGTTAATCTCTCGTTCAAGCCGCCATGACGAGCTCTGTTTCCAGATATTGGGAAGGAATGGGTCACCGTATTTGCTGAATACGAATATGTATCTGTACGGTGTAGGAGGAAAGGATCAAAGGTTCCGTCTCTGGTTTGATCCAACCAAAGATTACCATTCCTACAGTTTACTTTGGAACCCAAATCAACTTGTGTGAGTATCTGTATCCTATAACACTTTTGTCAGATCATCCCCTAATCCATTGATTGACAtcagtaaaaaagaaaaagcatttcCACATTTTCAGGTTTTATGTCGACGATACACCAATCAGGGTATACAGGAAGAATCCAAATGTTTACTACCCATCGGTGCAGACAATGTTCCTAATGGGAAGTGTAAAAAACGGATCGGTTATTGACCCAAAGCAGATGACTTACGTTGCTAAGTTCCAGGCATCAAAGATTGAAGGGTGTAAAACTGACTTCATGGGAATAGATAAATGCACTGATCCTTCATTCTGGTGGAATCGCAAACAGCTAAGCtctaaagagaagaaactgTACATAAACGCAAGGAAGATGTACCTGGATTATGACTATTGTTCTGACAGACAGCGATATCCAAAGGTGCCTCAAGAATGCGNNNNNNNNNNNNNNNNNNNNNNNNNNNNNNNNNNNNNNNNNNNNNNNNNNNNNNNNNNNNNNNNNNNNNNNNNNNNNNNNNNNNNNNNNNNNNNNNNNNNNNNNNNNNNNNNNNNNNNNNNNNNNNNNNNNNNNNNNNNNNNNNNNNNNNNNNNNNNNNNNNNNNNNNNNNNNNNNNNNNNNNNNNNNNNNNNNNNNNNNNNNNNNNNNNNNNNNNNNNNNNNNNNNNNNNNNNNNNNNNNNNNNNNNNNNNNNNNNNNNNNNNNNNNNNNNNNNNNNNNNNNNNNNNNNNNNNNNNNNNNNNNNNNNNNNNNNNNNNNNNNNNNNNNNNNNNNNNNNNNNNNNNNNNNNNNNNNNNNNNNNNNNNNNNNNNNNNNNNNNNNNNNNNNNNNNNNNNNNNNNNNNNNNNNNNNNNNNNNNNNNNNNNNNNNNNNNNNNNNNNNNNNNNNNNNNNNNNNNNNNNNNNNNNNNNNNNNNNNNNNNNNNNNNNNNNNNNNNNNNNNNNNNNNNNNNNNNNNNNNNNNNNNNNNNNNNNNNNNNNNNNNNNNNNNNNNNNNNNNNNNNNNNNNNNNNNNNNNNNNNNNNNNNNNNNNNNNNNNNNNNNNNNNNNNNNNNNNNNNNNNNNNNNNNNNNNNNNNNNNNNNNNNNNNNNNNNNNNNNNNNNNNNNNNNNNNNNNNNNNNNNNNNNNNNNNNNNNNNNNNNNNNNNNNNNNNNNNNNNNNNNNNNNNNNNNNNNNNNNNNNNNNNNNNNNNNNNNNNNNNNNNNNNNNNNNNNNNNNNNNNNNNNNNNNNNNNNNNNNNNNNNNNNNNNNNNNNNNNNNNNNNNNNNNNNNNNNNNNNNNNNNNNNNNNNNNNNNNNNNNNNNNNNNNNNNNNNNNNNNNNNNNNNNNNNNNNNNNNNNNNNNNNNNNNNNNNNNNNNNNNNNNNNNNNNNNNNNNNNNNNNNNNNNNNNNNNNNNNNNNNNNNNNNNNNNNNNNNNNNNNNNNNNNNNNNNNNNNNNNNNNNNNNNNNNNNNNNNNNNNNNNNNNNNNNNNNNNNNNNNNNNNNNNNNNNNNNNNNNNNNNNNNNNNNNNNNNNNNNNNNNNNNNNNNNNNNNNNNNNNNNNNNNNNNNNNNNNNNNNNNNNNNNNNNNNNNNNNNNNNNNNNNNNNNNNNNNNNNNNNNNNNNNNNNNNNNNNNNNNNNNNNNNNNNNNNNNNNNNNNNNNNNNNNNNNNNNNNNNNNNNNNNNNNNNNNNNNNNNNNNNNTTTCCAGATATTGGGAAGGAATGGGTCACCGTATTTGCTGAATACGAATATGTATCTGTACGGTGTAGGAGGAAAGGATCAAAGGTTCCGTCTCTGGTTTGATCCAACCAAAGATTACCATTCCTACAGTTTACTTTGGAACCCAAATCAACTTGTGTGAGTATCTGTATCCTATAACACTTTTGTCAGATCATCCCCTAATCCATTGATTGACAtcagtaaaaaagaaaaagcatttcCACATTTTCAGGTTTTATGTCGACGATACACCAATCAGGGTATACAGGAAGAATCCAAATGTTTACTACCCATCGGTGCAGACAATGTTCCTAATGGGAAGTGTAAAAAACGGATCGGTTATTGACCCAAAGCAGATGACTTACGTTGCTAAGTTCCAGGCATCAAAGATTGAAGGGTGTAAAACTGACTTCATGGGAATAGATAAATGCACTGATCCTTCATTCTGGTGGAATCGCAAACAGCTAAGCtctaaagagaagaaactgTACATAAACGCAAGGAAGATGTACCTGGATTATGACTATTGTTCTGACAGACAGCGATATCCAAAGGTGCCTCAAGAATGCGGAAGTTACAGTTAGAGAAAGATCAATACCTGTCAAAGGGTTAAGAgcctagaaaacaaaaatcttgagaaacaaaaaaaaaacttatgttacTGTAACATGCTATATAATAAGCTGTTTCTTTCATTTAATCATCAactaaaataacatatattctTCGCTGCTAGTTCCATATTACTATGTCACGAGTTCATATACAGATACACATTTACACAGAACCAAACTGGAAAAATTACATTGCTTCAGACTGAGTTTGCTTGAGCTTTAGAAGCACTGAAACCTCTGAAAAGAACCTTATAAGTTACAAGACTGCATTTTGTCAGATATGTTCATCCCAAGAAGAGGTGAAAGAGGAGCAAAATACGAGAATTAGAAACTGCACATTAGATATATAGTTAGGAGTGATTATTTTGCTGCAATAACATATAAGTTAACAGAGAgaaataagagttttttttactctattttaNTTTGAAATCGTTCACTTGTTCGATCTCTTGACGTTGGTATGTCCAGAACAATTggagctgttgttgttgttgttggaggaGGTGATGGTACGAGGCTCCTCCTCCGgtggaggagatggtggttccAGGTGGTGGAGGAGGCGGAGGGATTCCGGTGACGGCGGAGGGAGGTGGttggtggttgttgttgttggtgtccATTGGTCggttttggatttttgatttttgatttttttttttttggatcaaatgGGTTTTTTTGCCAAAGGGATTGAGGTACAAGTGGATAAGNAAGAGGTGAAAGAGGAGCAAAATACGAGAATTAGAAACTGCACATTAGATATATAGTTAGGAGTGATTATTTTGCTGCAATAACATATAAGTTAACAGAGAgaaataagagttttttttactctattttaaaatgtaaagcCTTTTAAATCGAATTCAGGCATAATCGATTAGACACATCCAAAATTCAAGGCAAGGTCGACTAATAACATCTGCTGTCTACAAGCAGCAGGGTAATCTCACATCATCTGATATACTCTGAGCTTCTAAC
The Camelina sativa cultivar DH55 chromosome 6, Cs, whole genome shotgun sequence genome window above contains:
- the LOC104791076 gene encoding probable xyloglucan endotransglucosylase/hydrolase protein 11 isoform X2 — encoded protein: MRGSNQKILLMMVLVVLATARGEETGGGFVTWANNYYLTWGHQALVINKTSELHLTLDHNSGSGFESQLIYGSGYFNVRIKAPQTKSTGVITSFYLISRSSRHDELCFQILGRNGSPYLLNTNMYLYGVGGKDQRFRLWFDPTKDYHSYSLLWNPNQLVFYVDDTPIRVYRKNPNVYYPSVQTMFLMGSVKNGSVIDPKQMTYVAKFQASKIEGCKTDFMGIDKCTDPSFWWNRKQLSSKEKKLYINARKMYLDYDYCSDRQRYPKVPQECGSYS
- the LOC104791076 gene encoding probable xyloglucan endotransglucosylase/hydrolase protein 11 isoform X1, which codes for MRGSNQKILLMMVLVVLATARGEETGGGFVTWANNYYLTWGHQALVINKTSELHLTLDHNSGSGFESQLIYGSGYFNVRIKAPQTKSTGVITSFYLISRSSRHDELCFQILGRNGSPYLLNTNMYLYGVGGKDQRFRLWFDPTKDYHSYSLLWNPNQLVFYVDDTPIRVYRKNPNVYYPSVQTMFLMGSVKNGSVIDPKQMTYVAKFQASKIEGCKTDFMGIDKCTDPSFWWNRKQLSSKEKKLYINARKMYLDYDYCSDRQRYPKVPQECGSYS